Proteins from a genomic interval of Zingiber officinale cultivar Zhangliang chromosome 1B, Zo_v1.1, whole genome shotgun sequence:
- the LOC121988008 gene encoding probable protein phosphatase 2C 41 — translation MGWLCCFRGSSSKFAGSSCDAGKGKSSQGRSKITYGFSLVKGKTNHPMEDYHVAKFIHMRGQELGLFAIFDGHLGNNVPAYLQKHLFSNILKEEEFWTNPDVAISKAYEKTDKAILSHSPDLGRGGSTAVTAILINGTKLCIANIGDSRAVLAKGPQVIQLSVDHDPNTERGSIENRGGFVSNMPGDVPRVNGQLAVSRAFGDKNLKSHLRSDPDIRCLNITSETELLILASDGIWKVMNNEEAVATARRFKDPQTAARQLTTEALTRDSKDDISCVVVRFRS, via the exons ATGGGGTGGTTGTGCTGCTTCAGAGGCTCGTCCTCTAAG TTTGCAGGTTCTTCATGTGATGCTGGTAAAGGGAAAAGTTCTCAGGGTCGCTCAAAAATCACTTATGGATTTAGTCTTGTTAAGGGGAAAACAAACCATCCCATGGAGGATTATCATGTTGCTAAGTTCATTCATATGAGAGGACAGGAGCTTGGTCTATTTGCTATATTTGATGGACACTTGGGAAATAATGTACCTGCCTATTTACAGAAGCATCTATTTTCAAACATTTTGAAAGAG GAAGAATTTTGGACTAATCCAGATGTAGCTATTTCAAAAGCCTACGAGAAGACCGACAAGGCAATTCTTTCACACAGTCCTGATCTTGGTCGAGGTGGATCAACTGCCGTCACCGCAATCCTCATTAATGGCACAAAGTTATGCATAGCTAATATTGGTGACTCACGAGCAGTTCTTGCAAAAGGTCCACAGGTGATACAATTGTCAGTTGATCATGACCCCAACACCGAGCGTGGAAGTATTGAGAATAGAGGTGGCTTCGTCTCAAACATGCCAG GAGACGTTCCAAGGGTTAATGGCCAGTTAGCTGTATCCCGTGCTTTTGGAGACAAGAATTTGAAATCACATTTGCGATCAGATCCTGATATTCGTTGTTTAAACATTACATCAGAGACAGAGCTACTCATCCTTGCCAGTGATGGTATATGGAAG GTCATGAACAATGAAGAGGCAGTTGCGACTGCTAGAAGGTTCAAGGATCCACAAACTGCGGCAAGACAATTGACCACCGAGGCACTGACTAGAGACAGCAAAGATGACATTTCATGTGTTGTTGTCCGATTCAGATCATAA